One stretch of Methylopila sp. 73B DNA includes these proteins:
- a CDS encoding FAD-dependent monooxygenase, which produces MKDAMTADVAVVGGGPAGLLAALLCARAGASTALIAAPLPSDARTTALLDRSVAALRDAGLWEPLAAVAAPLRKLRVIDGGRRLVRAPEVLFDAAELNLDAFGWNVPNVALAAALREALAAEPNATLIDAAAVASRPGEDDVEIELADGRVVRAALAIAADGKRSLMREAAGLALPLTPRPQTALAFTADHERDHGGVSTEIHFEEGPFTLVPMPGGVRSSVVWVVRPAEAGDLQALSPEAFGEAATHRAGRLLGAMSPVGRVGAFPIAVGAATRLAARRTLLVGEAGHALPPIGAQGLNLGVRDAVSAADQVRRAIAAGRDVGGLPTLAGYMRDRAADVWSRTLATEGLNRTLTSAHPSLHALRGAGLAALQAIGPLRRFVMRQGIGGAA; this is translated from the coding sequence ATGAAAGACGCCATGACAGCCGACGTGGCCGTGGTCGGCGGCGGTCCCGCAGGCCTGCTCGCCGCGCTGCTCTGCGCCCGCGCCGGCGCTTCGACGGCGCTGATCGCCGCCCCGCTTCCCTCCGACGCCCGAACCACCGCGCTGCTGGACCGCTCGGTGGCCGCGCTGCGCGACGCCGGGCTCTGGGAGCCGCTTGCGGCGGTCGCGGCCCCGCTCCGGAAGCTCCGGGTCATCGACGGCGGCCGGCGGCTGGTGCGCGCGCCGGAAGTGCTGTTCGACGCGGCGGAGCTGAACCTCGACGCCTTCGGCTGGAACGTGCCGAACGTCGCCCTCGCGGCCGCGCTCCGGGAGGCGCTCGCCGCCGAACCGAACGCGACGCTGATCGACGCCGCGGCGGTCGCCAGCCGCCCAGGCGAGGACGACGTCGAGATCGAGCTGGCCGACGGACGCGTGGTGCGCGCCGCTCTCGCCATCGCCGCCGACGGCAAGCGCTCCCTGATGCGGGAGGCGGCCGGTCTTGCGCTGCCGCTGACGCCGCGGCCGCAGACCGCCCTCGCCTTCACCGCTGACCATGAGCGGGACCACGGCGGCGTCTCGACCGAGATCCACTTCGAGGAAGGCCCGTTCACGCTCGTGCCGATGCCGGGCGGCGTCCGCTCCAGCGTGGTGTGGGTCGTCCGCCCCGCTGAGGCCGGGGACCTTCAGGCGCTGTCGCCCGAAGCCTTCGGCGAGGCCGCCACCCATCGCGCCGGACGGCTGCTCGGCGCGATGTCGCCGGTCGGCCGGGTCGGGGCCTTCCCCATCGCCGTCGGCGCGGCGACACGGCTCGCGGCCCGCCGCACGCTTCTCGTCGGCGAAGCCGGCCACGCCCTGCCGCCCATCGGCGCGCAGGGGCTGAACCTCGGCGTCCGCGACGCGGTCTCCGCGGCCGATCAGGTCCGGCGCGCCATAGCCGCAGGCCGCGACGTCGGCGGCCTTCCGACGCTCGCCGGCTACATGCGCGACCGGGCGGCGGATGTCTGGTCCCGCACGCTCGCCACCGAGGGGCTGAACCGCACCCTCACCTCGGCGCATCCCTCGCTCCACGCGCTGCGCGGCGCAGGGCTCGCGGCGCTTCAGGCGATCGGCCCGCTCCGGCGCTTCGTCATGCGCCAGGGCATCGGCGGCGCGGCGTGA
- a CDS encoding AEC family transporter produces MADVAGLALPFFGLIFLGFACGRLRKAPVEGLEWFNVYIVYVAVPALYFVLISRTPFEELANVGFIVVTTTSTFLAFALSFGVGMIAARGKIPEATIQAMGGSYSNVGYMGPGLTLAALGPTASAPTALIFVFDCMLFFTLVPFLMSVAASKRESLWATAALVVRRVALHPFNLATLAGGIAAYLHYVPPKPIDEIVRLLSGSAAPCALFVLGVTVALRPLKRIPGELPALLAIKLLVHPLIVFTLLTLVGGFDRIWVSTAVLMASLPPALNIFVMASQYQTYVERASSVILVGTVLSVLTVTGMLYLVVHGMLP; encoded by the coding sequence ATGGCGGACGTCGCCGGCCTCGCCCTGCCGTTCTTCGGGCTGATCTTCCTCGGCTTCGCCTGCGGCCGCCTGCGCAAGGCGCCGGTCGAGGGGCTGGAGTGGTTCAACGTCTACATCGTCTATGTGGCGGTCCCGGCGCTCTATTTCGTCCTGATCTCGCGCACGCCGTTCGAGGAGCTGGCGAACGTCGGCTTCATCGTGGTCACCACGACCTCGACCTTTCTCGCCTTCGCGCTGTCCTTCGGCGTCGGGATGATCGCCGCCCGCGGCAAAATCCCCGAGGCGACGATCCAGGCCATGGGCGGCAGCTACTCCAACGTCGGCTACATGGGGCCGGGGCTCACGCTCGCCGCGCTCGGACCGACCGCCTCGGCTCCGACGGCGCTGATCTTCGTGTTCGACTGCATGCTGTTCTTCACGCTCGTCCCCTTCCTGATGTCGGTGGCGGCGAGCAAGCGAGAGAGCCTATGGGCGACGGCGGCGCTGGTTGTTCGGCGGGTCGCGCTGCACCCGTTCAATCTGGCCACGCTCGCCGGCGGGATCGCGGCCTACCTGCACTACGTCCCGCCCAAGCCGATCGACGAGATCGTCCGTCTGCTCAGCGGCTCCGCCGCGCCCTGCGCCCTGTTCGTGCTGGGCGTCACCGTCGCCCTGCGGCCGCTGAAGCGCATCCCCGGCGAGCTTCCGGCGCTGCTTGCGATCAAACTGCTGGTTCACCCGCTGATCGTGTTCACGCTGCTGACGCTGGTCGGCGGCTTTGATCGCATCTGGGTGTCGACGGCGGTGCTGATGGCCTCGCTGCCGCCCGCGCTCAACATCTTCGTGATGGCGAGCCAATACCAGACCTACGTGGAGCGCGCCTCGAGCGTGATCCTCGTCGGCACGGTGCTGTCCGTGCTGACGGTGACGGGCATGCTCTACCTCGTAGTCCACGGCATGCTGCCGTAA
- a CDS encoding SDR family oxidoreductase translates to MNDQGKVLIVTGGGRGIGAAVCRLAARDGWDVAVNYARDKAAAEKVADEVRAFGRKATVVQGDVAIESDVRNLFDRAQSALGPARGVVNNAGITGAPAGKLADAAADMLKDVVALNVTGALLVAREAARTLSTARGGQGGSIVNLSSAAANLGSPGEFVWYAATKGAIDSLTIGLSRELAAEGVRVNAVSPGLIETEIHAAGGQPDRLQRLASSIPIGRAGTAEETAEAIVWLLSDAASYVTGANIRVTGGR, encoded by the coding sequence GTGAACGACCAAGGTAAGGTGTTGATCGTCACCGGCGGCGGCCGCGGCATCGGCGCGGCGGTCTGCCGGCTCGCGGCGCGGGACGGCTGGGACGTCGCGGTGAACTACGCCCGCGACAAAGCGGCGGCCGAGAAGGTGGCGGACGAGGTTCGCGCCTTCGGCCGCAAGGCGACCGTCGTGCAGGGCGACGTCGCGATCGAAAGCGACGTGCGCAACCTGTTCGACAGGGCGCAATCGGCGCTCGGGCCCGCCAGAGGCGTCGTCAACAACGCCGGGATCACCGGCGCGCCCGCCGGAAAGCTCGCGGACGCCGCGGCGGACATGCTGAAGGACGTCGTGGCGCTGAACGTCACCGGCGCGCTGCTTGTGGCGCGGGAGGCGGCCCGGACGCTCTCCACCGCCCGCGGGGGGCAGGGCGGCTCCATCGTCAATCTGTCGTCGGCGGCGGCCAATCTGGGATCGCCCGGCGAGTTCGTCTGGTACGCCGCCACCAAGGGCGCGATCGACAGCCTGACGATCGGGCTGTCACGGGAGCTCGCCGCCGAGGGGGTCCGCGTGAACGCCGTGTCGCCCGGGCTTATCGAGACCGAGATCCACGCCGCCGGCGGCCAGCCCGACCGCCTCCAGCGCCTCGCCTCGAGCATCCCGATCGGCCGGGCCGGAACGGCGGAGGAGACCGCCGAGGCGATCGTCTGGCTGCTGTCGGACGCGGCCTCCTACGTTACCGGCGCGAACATACGGGTCACCGGCGGCCGCTAA
- a CDS encoding zinc-finger domain-containing protein — MADHGTPHFANDAGVSVIHIGAKEFQCIGAKPPFDHPHVFLDMGSDDEIICPYCSTLYKLRADLHADQSDPAACLWKAPAAA, encoded by the coding sequence ATGGCCGACCACGGAACCCCGCATTTCGCCAACGACGCCGGCGTGAGCGTCATCCACATCGGGGCGAAGGAGTTCCAGTGCATCGGCGCGAAGCCGCCGTTCGACCACCCGCACGTCTTCCTGGACATGGGCTCGGACGACGAGATCATCTGCCCCTACTGCTCGACGCTCTACAAGCTCCGCGCCGACCTGCATGCCGACCAGTCCGATCCGGCGGCCTGCCTGTGGAAGGCGCCCGCCGCGGCCTGA
- a CDS encoding FAD-dependent monooxygenase, whose amino-acid sequence MTRPVLIAGAGIGGLTLALALAQRGLASEVFERASALDEVGAGVQLAPNASRILDELGLGPALDAVCCRPEGVVISDAPSGRALKTIPLGAAAERRWGAPYRVIHRADLQAALRDAVCATSSIRMTLAARVLRADDAPAGASLAVETAGERRTVDGSFVVGADGLRSVVRQAVKLPEAVRETGLVAFRAVLSAEALPDAFPLTHVSVWLAPGAHMVVYPVRAGREANVVLIGALGATTPGERVARWAAPPRALVAAAPRWTEWPLFDRAPAARMRRGRVALIGDAAHATLPSLGQGAAFAIEDAATLARVIGEGGPDPLAAYETARIMRAMRLPEASRRQIAIDHMGGLAARARNLALAAAPTSALLRGLDWIYDWRDG is encoded by the coding sequence GTGACGCGCCCGGTCCTGATCGCCGGCGCGGGCATCGGCGGACTGACGCTCGCGCTCGCGCTGGCGCAGCGCGGCCTCGCCAGCGAGGTCTTCGAACGCGCCTCCGCGCTCGACGAGGTCGGCGCCGGCGTTCAGCTCGCGCCAAACGCCAGCCGCATCCTCGACGAACTGGGCCTCGGGCCGGCGCTCGACGCCGTATGTTGTCGGCCGGAGGGCGTCGTGATCTCGGACGCGCCGAGCGGCCGCGCTCTCAAGACGATCCCGCTCGGAGCCGCCGCCGAACGGCGGTGGGGGGCGCCCTACCGCGTGATCCATCGCGCGGATCTGCAGGCGGCGCTGCGCGACGCCGTCTGCGCGACGTCGTCCATTCGCATGACGCTCGCCGCGCGGGTTCTGAGGGCGGACGACGCCCCCGCCGGCGCGTCCCTCGCGGTCGAGACCGCGGGCGAGCGCAGGACGGTCGACGGCTCCTTCGTCGTCGGCGCGGACGGCCTCCGCTCGGTCGTGCGGCAGGCCGTGAAGCTTCCCGAGGCCGTCCGCGAGACCGGCCTGGTCGCCTTTCGCGCCGTGCTGTCCGCCGAGGCGCTGCCGGACGCCTTCCCGCTCACGCACGTCAGCGTCTGGCTCGCGCCCGGGGCGCACATGGTGGTTTATCCCGTCCGCGCGGGTCGGGAGGCCAATGTCGTCCTGATCGGAGCGCTCGGCGCGACGACGCCGGGGGAGCGGGTCGCGCGCTGGGCGGCCCCCCCCCGCGCTCTGGTCGCGGCCGCCCCGCGCTGGACCGAGTGGCCGCTGTTCGACCGCGCTCCGGCGGCGCGCATGCGGCGGGGGCGGGTCGCGCTGATCGGCGACGCCGCCCACGCAACGCTGCCCTCGCTCGGCCAGGGCGCCGCCTTCGCGATCGAAGACGCCGCGACGCTCGCCCGCGTGATCGGCGAAGGCGGACCCGATCCGCTGGCCGCCTACGAGACCGCCCGGATCATGCGCGCCATGCGCCTGCCCGAAGCCTCCCGCCGCCAGATCGCGATCGACCACATGGGCGGCCTCGCGGCGCGCGCGCGCAACCTCGCGCTCGCCGCGGCGCCGACGAGCGCGCTGCTCCGCGGGCTGGACTGGATCTACGACTGGCGGGACGGCTGA